A window of Castanea sativa cultivar Marrone di Chiusa Pesio chromosome 1, ASM4071231v1 contains these coding sequences:
- the LOC142609051 gene encoding UDP-glycosyltransferase 91A1-like — translation MDSMPNKKKKLHIAMFPWLAFGHMIPYLELAKLMAQKGHHISFVSTPRNIDRLPKLTPSLASHIDLVRLPLPHVENLPEDAEATIDVPNNKVPYLKKAYDALQDSMARFLQDSHPDWLLYDFAPYWLPSIARKLGISNAFFSPVIAASLSFIGSKAHFGERKNPEDFTVPPTWVPFPTTVTMRFFEVMKVFQDGISSDKSDVSDIFRVVEVLDGCDIVAVRSSMEFEPEWLRVLEDLHRKPVLPVGQLPTVVYDNGDETETWLWMKDWLDKQAKGSVVYVAFGSEAKPSQEELTEIALGLEQSKLPFFLVLRTRRGQADTELIELPEGFEERTKGQGLVCTSWVPQLKILAHDSIGGFFTHSGWSSVVEALQFERALILLTFYADQGINAKVLEEKHIGYLIPRNEHDGSFTRDSVAKSLRLVIVEEEGKIYRDKAKEMKALFGDRTSQDRYLNSFLDYLISHSKNICS, via the coding sequence ATGGATTCCATGcccaacaagaagaagaagctccACATAGCCATGTTCCCATGGCTAGCTTTTGGCCATATGATACCTTACCTCGAGCTCGCCAAGCTTATGGCTCAAAAGGGTCACCACATCTCCTTCGTATCCACCCCTCGAAACATTGATCGCCTCCCAAAACTCACTCCCAGTTTGGCTTCCCACATAGACTTGGTGAGGCTTCCATTACCCCACGTGGAAAACCTCCCAGAAGATGCCGAGGCCACCATTGACGTCCCAAACAACAAAGTCCCGTACCTCAAGAAGGCATATGATGCTCTCCAAGACTCCATGGCTCGGTTTTTACAAGACTCACACCCAGACTGGCTTCTTTACGACTTTGCTCCTTATTGGTTACCAAGTATAGCCCGTAAACTCGGCATCTCAAACGCCTTCTTCAGCCCAGTCATTGCGGCTTCTCTCAGTTTCATCGGCTCCAAAGCCCATTTTGGTGAGCGTAAGAACCCCGAGGATTTTACTGTGCCGCCCACCTGGGTCCCATTCCCAACCACGGTGACAATGCGCTTCTTCGAGGTCATGAAAGTCTTTCAAGACGGCATAAGCAGCGACAAGTCCGACGTCTCAGATATTTTCCGAGTGGTGGAAGTGCTCGATGGCTGTGACATAGTGGCTGTGAGAAGCAGCATGGAATTCGAACCAGAATGGCTACGTGTTCTTGAGGATCTTCACCGGAAACCTGTTCTCCCCGTTGGTCAACTTCCCACTGTTGTGTACGACAATGGTGATGAAACTGAGACTTGGTTGTGGATGAAAGATTGGTTGGATAAGCAAGCCAAAGGTTCCGTAGTGTACGTAGCATTTGGGAGCGAAGCGAAGCCTAGTCAAGAGGAACTCACTGAGATTGCTCTTGGGTTAGAACAATCCAAGTTACCCTTCTTCTTGGTACTAAGAACTCGACGTGGCCAAGCTGATACTGAGTTGATTGAGTTGCCAGAAGGGTTCGAGGAGCGAACCAAAGGACAAGGATTGGTGTGTACGAGTTGGGTACCTCAGCTCAAGATTTTAGCTCATGACTCCATTGGTGGATTTTTCACACACTCTGGGTGGAGCTCTGTGGTGGAAGCACTTCAGTTTGAGAGAGCTCTCATATTATTGACCTTCTATGCAGACCAAGGGATTAATGCTAAGGTTTTGGAAGAAAAACATATTGGTTATTTGATACCAAGGAATGAGCATGATGGATCATTCACTAGGGACTCGGTGGCTAAGTCTTTAAGGCTGGTGATAGTAGAGGAAGAGGGCAAGATTTACAGGGACAAGGCTAAGGAGATGAAGGCCTTGTTTGGAGACAGGACAAGTCAAGATCGATACTTGAATAGTTTCCTTGATTACCTAATATCGCATTCGAAAAACATATGCAGTTGA